A segment of the Ipomoea triloba cultivar NCNSP0323 chromosome 1, ASM357664v1 genome:
TCAACACTGTGGGAGCAACTTCTCAAAGTCAATGTTTAATTTACAAATccttaaatttgaaaaattttagggtgtgtttggttggtgggtttaggcataatgAATGAGTataaaagtgattgtttgtgtttggttgatagattttgtaaatgctactatgggtttggaataccccattaatgagaaaacccatacccttatgaAATAAgggcttcatctcccttcctcctttcttctccaactattaataatcattccaattccactcaactaccaaacatgctaaatattttcaccaaaacccattaccattaccaagtatttgatacccattccgattccgattcccatgtgcaaaccaaacgcacccttaattcATTCCAATCAAACTCTgaaatttttttccctttatgGGATTAAGTGGAACAACATTGCAATCCGTCTCTACCAATCACCCAATTAGTGCATTTGTCTTTGATGTCTTTTTGTCAAATACCATTTTCTTTTCTgtattcctttttttctttaacgCATTAAAATGATCAAAAGATTAGTGGGGTTAAGAAAAGCACAGATAACTACTACAATAAGACTAGGCGAGCCAGTATACATTATTCTTCACAGATATATACTCATCCATCTTTTTCAATTGCTGCTCACCAAAATGATAGGTTTAGGCCGATGTGTGATGCAGTACGTCGCCGTTTGTTGTTAAACAATCGTAAATTAATCGTCGTCGTCCGTTTTGTTGGGGCGACCGATGTGCGGATGAAATTAAAGTGTCTAATTCCACAAGACGTGCAAGTGGGGAGAAGATAAATTGGTTATGTATATTTTCCATCCGCatctaaaatgaaaaatatcaGACTAGCTATAGAGCAAACTCTGCAACAAGTCTCTTTGTTGCACTGTTCCCTCTAACCTAAGAGTTTTCTCCTCTAAAACTCTTGGGTTGGATATGCCTAACATGTTAAAGCAATTTATATTATGGACTAGGGTCTACATAGTATTATGGATATTGAATCGAACCGAcgaggtacaaaatttatacgcgtaaagtacaaaattataacataacactcaattactaatttgtttcatgtACAAAGTTAATACtcttaggtacataatttcataacgcaatatatataaaaagtcacaatacaaaacacatacacacgAATCAGAGTCTACAGTGCTATGTGAAtcctgatccatgatataaggATTAAATTGAACATGTTATAGTGTctgaaaataaatgaatattatattataaggaATTATTAAAGTGGTagctattagtttttttttttttaatactatgtATATGCCTTATTTTATACTTTGTATATCCAAACAATTGTATAggtatatgttattgtatttgaTACTACTGACGCAAATATTGGCAATACTTGATACAactagttatatttatattgttataTGATTGTACCAAATACAACACAGCATTGAGAAAATGTTGAAAGTGTCACACACATTAGATTCATCATGTTTATTGaactattttttaaagatttttggGTCAAATATTGCtttcttttcttaaataaaGACATCCTAGATAATATGTATAATCTTTGTCAGTAACAACTTCAACATGCATGTGTTCCTTGACCTATCCTTATAAAAGCAAGTTTGCTCCCTATAAGAGGAGATTTGACCTTTTGTAATCACACACTACATTAGATTTATCATGTTTACCGAACTTATTTTGTGAGATTTTTTGTATGTATATTTTTGTGAACAAATCTTACAAAAATCATTTGTGTCTTTTGCACTTAACTTGTATCATCATGTATACACACATGATGTCTCCGGGGCATAGCTTGAGATAATATGCCAACTTGCCAAGATCACCGTAAAAATTCATATAACGGCATTACCAAAACATATCTCGTGATTTACCTCATATCACAAATCTCCAAGACAAAAAATCTGAGGAGCTCTtaaatgtatacatatataattgtattagtTAGAAATCATTACTAATACTACTACTCAGTATAATAGTATATAGCAACAACGGTGCAAATCAACactttaacattttttatattataagattcttttttaaatatacacaaACTATATTTATACGTTAATATGTTTGTCGATAAAAATCCATTATCAAAAGGATAGCGATATTTCCATTGGTACCACGTCATTAGATATTTAGATGCATttgtctttttttatttttcatgatattactttcttttcttaaataaaaatatcctagataatatatatacttgataTTTCAGTTTGTGAGTCACATTGCTCTGTACCCCGTTAGTCTGGGCGTGCTCATAGCGGTGTTTTTTTTGGCCGGCAGGCGGTGAGATTGAGGAAAATTCGTACTAAAAAATGTtaacataaattaaatttataatttttagagGGTAACTTCAATTAATTTAGTGAGATTGTTGGtttgataatcacaatattATAAGTTCAAATTTTGATTAGAGCAGTTCATTGTTCTTTATAATTTGAAATTGTCAAACATATGTGATCTATGCTGATTTACCTCATTTGAGAAAGACTCTCTTACCCATAAAGCCAAATGTTTTTTTATCCCGATTACCCTTAATCCATCTAGTGTCTTCTGGTTGAGTCCGTCATGCAATTAAGTTAGACCATTTAGGTTATTTTTATAGTATCAAAGACAATTAACATGTTGACCATTCTTTTCCATTGAACTTTTCAATCACTTGTCCTTTTTCCTtctcattataattatttgtcaaTTAACGAGTTACAAGACAAGATTTATTCGATGAATAACTTGGTTAccaataactatttttttaagtaCAAGAATAATACTTGTGCAGGTGACTTGCCTCTTTATATAAACTCTTGTATCATCCCTTCAGAAATCGCAACCTTCAAACCAGAGCTCAATAATGGCGAGTGGGGAGCAAAAATTGGGTGAATTAGCTGAACAAACCTCCACTCTTTCTCTCCACGAATCCCCACCGCTACTAGCCAATCTTCCCCAAGAAATCATCGAAGAAGTCCTAGCAAGATTGCCCGTGGAGTGCCTCTTGCGCTTCAGGTGCGTTTCCAAATCGTGGCTCGCCTTGATAACCAGCCATTATTTCGTGAACACCCACCTCGATGTCTGCAAGAACAAGCACGAATCTGGGCGGAACAGGCTTTTCCTCATCGCCTCATTCTCTGGGCTGGGTAAGATCTGTTCCATTAGCTCCATAGTTCCTGAGAATTCCTCTCCCACTTTAATTGAGCTCAGTCGTTTCTCCAAAAGCCCGTGTAGATCTCCGAGAATTCTGGGCTCCTGTAATGGATTGCTGTGTTTATCCACTGTCAATTTTAAACTGATTCTTTGGAACCCTTCCACGAGAAAATCCGTGGAATTTCCGGATTCGTTTATTCAGACGAGTTCTGGGTGTTATATTAGATATGGGTTTGGATATGATGAACGAACTAATGATTATAAAGTTGTGAAAATGTTTAGTTTTGAGAAAAATGGCGGCAGACATGAGAACAAAGTCAAGGTTTTTAGCTTAAGGGCTAATTCCTGGACTATGATGTCTGGTTTTAGCAGTGCGTATATTTATGGAaagtgtggtgtgtttcttaatgGAGCTATCCATTGGGAAATTCGCGACACTGATGTTTCCAATTCCAGCACTGCTTCCTGGGAGATTGTTGCCCTAGATTTGGGCTCCGAGAGGTATCGAACCATGGCGCTTCCGAGCGCTGAGAATGGGAAATTCTACTGGACCTTAGGGGTTTCGCGGGGATGCCTTCTTGCCTGTTGCATCTATTACCCTAAGCGGACGCATCTGTGGGTGATGAAGGAGTATGGAGTCGTGGGGTCTTGGACTAAAGTGGCGTCGATCACTTTGTCTGATGATCATAGGGGCTATATCACTGTGTTGCATATGACTGAGAATTGTGAGGAGGTCTTGCTGAAGCTTGGAACCCAGCTCGCCCTTTATAATTCGAGGGATGGATCGTTTAAGCATGTCGAGTGTGTTGCCACTCCCCGCACTATTGAGGTTCAATCGGCGACCTATGATGAGAGCCTCGCATTGCTGGATATGGGCCATGACGGCCAAATCTAAGCAGGAAAAGAGGTAAACTCGTTTTTCTGTGCTTCAAGTGcttatgagttatgatctcATCGTGTTCCTTGTGTTTTGAATTGGTCGAGTTTTAACTAGTAATGGCGAGTGAACTGAATTGAAGGATGCGCTCCATCtgaactaaaagtctaagctgatagttggattgtacatttatgtttatatattatatgctcaacaaactGAATTGTATGTTTCAATTGGATGCAGAGAACTAATTAATGCACTCCGGAAATCAAGTATTGTACACTGCCCTAATAGACAAAGGGAGTGAAGATGTTCACCAGAGTTATTGTGCTGTTCGTGATAAAGAACTCGTAGTCCCACGCTCCTAGATGCAGAAAACGAAGGTTCTATCTCAGAATCACGGTTTTATGGCATCAAGAAAGTGCAAGAGTAAGCGCTTCACAGCCCAACCTTACTGCAGAAAAACCAAGATTCTGCTGACCAAGAATCTCAAGTTTGCGGCCTCAAACAGGTCGAAATGCTAAGCGTCTAAATCGTCATCCTGTCCTGGAAGTGATAAAGAATGTGTGTTTGCTGTTACATGTTGGAAATTGTATAtgaaatatgtatgtatgtgtgtatgtatgtagtgTAGTGTCAACTTCTGTTAGTATTCTGagttgtgtatattagatatgtaGCTGGATCAAGTTTATGTTATTGTCATTCAGTGTCCAATAATGAGCAATACAATATACTGATCCAGCATTCACATTAGTGTTCAACAATCAGTGCAGTAAAACTCAAACTTGCCCCTGTCAAAATGGGCCGAAGCGCGCGGGCCGGCCTACACACGCCCCACaatggggcgggttagggttatAGAAAAATAGGCCCGCGAAAATGCTAGTTTAACGGGCTTGGCCCGTTAAGGCCCGCAGCTCGCGCAGGGCGCGTTAGAGTTGCATGATTCCTAGCTCGCGGGCCTAACGGTTTGGCCCGCAAAAGCGCGCTAGAAATTAGGTCCGCGGTGAGGCGGGCCGgaccactttgacagtactttGCCCGTACAAATAGCTCAATTGGTCTTGAATGATAGATTAGCTCAATTGGTCCTGAATGGTAGATTGTGGACAAGTACGGAGTAAATCTTAacatatttttgtgtatttcaaTAAATTGATAACGCGAACCATTTGCACGGGCACGGCACCAATGAAtcaatgtttttttctttaaaaacgTGTCTATCTCCACACATTTCACGGATTTTATATCCCTAAATTACAATGCTTAGTTACTTATAATATGTACTAAAAGAACATAAACGTGGGAGTGTGGGACAATGATTAATCAACCACTTTTTATAAGAGGGGTTTGTTTTCATATGAAACCACTTAAGGATaagaggggaggggaggggaggggagggggagGAGCAATTGGGCAATTACAACCCCATTTCCTTATATAGAATAGTcctttgtgtgtgtatatatatagtaaatattTAGTTGAGTGAAATTATAACCCGACATATGCGAAAGGTACCTATGTGTATGCCATCTTGAATCTTTCCAGAGTAATAATTATGACAAATTGTCAAGAATTTTGTAGTTTGATGACATTGTTTTGTTGTGGCCCTTCTAAATGGAAGGTCACAAGTTTGAGTTCTATCTAGATAAAAATGTTGGCATATCATATTATCAGTTGTTATGCAGTGGACCTagatccaccttacaaggtggacttgggtccaatacgacgctgtttcacaattttttttaaataaaaaaaaattaacgtcGTTAACGGCTCATCATCGCAatagaacacaaactctacattcacaaacctatactccatattcacaatttgaaaactccacattcacacattacagggctatatgtttagtaactataataccactgttatgcatccacacattcaaaactcgatattcacaggtcatatactccatgttcacaacttgggaactccacattcacacattacagggctacaagttgctagaactctgttaactctattacagatccACACATTcgtaactctacattcacaaattttttactcaatattcacaatttgaaacctccacattcacacatttcaaggTTATatgtttggtaatttttttttctttttaaaaagataGTGAAAcagcgtcgtattggacccaggtccaccttgcaaggtggacaaggtggacctgggtccacggcataatttgcctcATATTATTGAGCAGATACTATGGATAAGTTATTGGGCTGCCCTTAGTGGGTCGAGATCACATGAGAGAGCTCATGTTTGTACGGGCTGGCTTGGGCCATCTGTCACTATCTACTATAAATATTGAGTTGTTTGCCTTTTGGGCCGAAACAAGAGTCCAAGACAGTTCAATCTACGGATTTCTAATGACAAATTTACCCCTCTGCTTCAGTCTTACAGATTAGGGTTTTCTA
Coding sequences within it:
- the LOC115999458 gene encoding F-box/kelch-repeat protein At3g23880-like — protein: MASGEQKLGELAEQTSTLSLHESPPLLANLPQEIIEEVLARLPVECLLRFRCVSKSWLALITSHYFVNTHLDVCKNKHESGRNRLFLIASFSGLGKICSISSIVPENSSPTLIELSRFSKSPCRSPRILGSCNGLLCLSTVNFKLILWNPSTRKSVEFPDSFIQTSSGCYIRYGFGYDERTNDYKVVKMFSFEKNGGRHENKVKVFSLRANSWTMMSGFSSAYIYGKCGVFLNGAIHWEIRDTDVSNSSTASWEIVALDLGSERYRTMALPSAENGKFYWTLGVSRGCLLACCIYYPKRTHLWVMKEYGVVGSWTKVASITLSDDHRGYITVLHMTENCEEVLLKLGTQLALYNSRDGSFKHVECVATPRTIEVQSATYDESLALLDMGHDGQI